One Coregonus clupeaformis isolate EN_2021a unplaced genomic scaffold, ASM2061545v1 scaf0038, whole genome shotgun sequence genomic region harbors:
- the LOC121576891 gene encoding iroquois-class homeodomain protein IRX-5-like codes for MAYPQGFLFQPSVSLALHSCPPFSSSVILGGPRTEDLGRSSSGSAFAPYAGSPAFNGSSPGFNSHLQYRGEQRAALNSFVGSAYDPSAGIAGSLEYHPFGVALGYPYGDPTYRKNATRDATATLKAWLNEHRKNPYPTKGEKIMLAIITKMTLTQVSTWFANARRRLKKENKMTWTPRNRSEDEEEDDNIDLEKNDEDEPLKPTAEIGSKNEAVGQHPNPVGIPCEKYKEDNSGNDMEPVLTDPDIKDHGDRRVTEMPPPTTAASPQNADLGAERDSDSAASESPPPPRRNDSGNSSNATSVIHSALPAQKPKLWSLAEIATSSDKCKGCSDASQTMPGQLRTEIPGRRPMSSPLRDAPQNLFPHSAALSRHVYYTSPFFQGYSNYHGTFGDLQSPGSNVGSATHLNGLHQTMLHRAEALSRDSQARSQTQIDICKDLRFEIKKGMTHV; via the exons ATGGCCTATCCTCAAGGCTTTCTCTTCCAACCGTCGGTGTCTCTGGCTCTCCATTCCTGTCCCCCGTTCAGTTCCAGTGTGATTTTAGGAGGACCAAGGACAGAGGACCTGGGCCGGTCGTCTTCAGGTTCAGCCTTCGCGCCGTACGCGGGATCACCGGCGTTCAATGGTTCATCCCCTGGCTTCAATTCCCACCTCCAGTATCGCGGAGAGCAGAGGGCGGCACTGAACTCATTTGTG GGCTCCGCGTATGATCCTTCAGCGGGCATCGCTGGCTCTTTAGAATATCACCCGTTTGGTGTAGCATTGGGCTATCCATATGGAGACCCTACATACAGGAAAAATGCTACAAGGGATGCGACTGCCACTCTCAAAGCGTGGCTCAATGAACACCGTAAAAATCCCTACCCAACCAAGGGTGAGAAGATCATGCTGGCCATCATTACTAAGATGACCCTTACCCAAGTGTCCACCTGGTTCGCAAACGCCAGAAGGCGGTTGAAGAAAGAGAATAAAATGACGTGGACCCCGAGGAATAGAAGTGAGGATGAGGAAGAAGATGACAACATTGACCTGGAGAAGAATGACGAAGACGAGCCACTCAAGCCCACAGCAGAAATTGGGTCGAAAAATGAAGCAG TTGGACAGCATCCAAATCCAGTGGGAATCCCCTGTGAGAAATACAAAGAGGACAATAGCGGCAATGACATGGAACCTGTCTTAACTGATCCGGATATAAAGGACCACGGGGACAGGAGAGTGACCGAGATGCCACCGCCCACCACCGCAGCATCTCCCCAAAACGCGGACCTTGGAGCAGAGAGGGATTCAGACTCCGCGGCCTCGGAAAGTCCACCTCCACCGAGGCGTAATGACTCAGGCAACTCCAGCAATGCCACATCAGTGATTCACTCCGCACTTCCGGCCCAGAAACCTAAACTGTGGTCGCTCGCGGAGATTGCAACTTCTTCGGATAAATGTAAAGGATGTAGTGATGCCTCTCAGACCATGCCCGGACAATTACGTACAGAGATTCCGGGCCGTAGGCCTATGTCATCTCCATTGCGAGACGCTCCTCAGAATCTTTTCCCTCACAGCGCAGCCCTATCCAGACATGTCTATTATACATCTCCCTTTTTCCAGGGTTACTCGAACTATCATGGCACTTTTGGAGACCTGCAGAGCCCGGGATCCAACGTGGGGTCAGCGACACATTTAAATGGATTACATCAAACTATGTTACACAGAGCCGAGGCTCTGTCAAGAGACAGCCAAGCCAGGAGCCAAACACAGATAGATATTTGTAAAGACTTGAGATTTGAAATTAAGAAAGGTATGACACATGTCTAG